One genomic segment of Ictalurus punctatus breed USDA103 chromosome 12, Coco_2.0, whole genome shotgun sequence includes these proteins:
- the LOC108272936 gene encoding uncharacterized protein LOC108272936 isoform X1 translates to MGLNTSCSGVKLHHWNRIHFSMKTFVLRSPIKSSAIWCIILSSVLRSRTSSSMSCAENHVIWKSGPVEAYLHPSPWTPGATIVTHNAPKTPSSLFRLPQSSFLSLLLGARAVGDLLCKRLGVQRCAVVHRPDCDDGTPANLLLLPLHGLEDTWRPHLAPEEDFQPHDPGYITSKSGPRWTDLNLEAIQERIRAKLTSPDSPFNYTFLGEPSHPGLFSRIVRGEEKQWRVWEDEGHVAFLTPFPNTPGLTVVIPRKPLTSDILRLEDGDYTDLLLATRKVARLLEDALGAWGVGVIFEGFEIDYAHAKLVPLVQSPGNVTPSAVCAVPEFYNVYPGFVSSANGPPASSEHLRQIHDKITKTS, encoded by the exons ATGGGATTGAACACAAGCTGCAGCGGAGTAAAGTTGCATCATTGGAACCGGATTCACTTTTCAATGAAGACTTTCGTCTTAAGAAGTCCGATTAAAAGTTCAGCGATTTGGTGTATCATACTTAGCAGTGTTTTACGGAG CAGAACATCATCCAGCATGTCCTGCGCAGAGAATCATGTGATTTGGAAATCTGGACCAGTAGAAGCGTACCTGCATCCTTCTCCATGGACACCAGGGGCTACTATTGTGACCCACAATGCACCTAAAACCCCAAGCAGTCTTTTCCGCTTACCGCAGTCCTCGTTCCTGAGCCTTCTCCTGGGAGCACGGGCAGTCGGAGATCTCCTCTGCAAGCGCCTCGGCGTCCAGCGCTGCGCTGTTGTCCACAGACCCGATTGTGACGACGGTACACCTGCAAACCTGctgcttcttcctcttcatgGCTTGGAGGACACGTGGAGGCCACATCTCGCTCCTGAGGAAGACTTTCAGCCTCACGATCCCGGCTACATAACTTCCAAAAGCGGTCCACGGTGGACTGATCTTAACCTGGAAGCCATTCAGGAGAGGATTCGGGCAAAGCTAACTTCTCCGGATTCCCCTTTTAATTACACGTTTCTCGGAGAACCGTCACACCCAGGGTTATTTTCTCGTATCGTTCGAGGAGAGGAGAAGCAGTGGAGGGTCTGGGAGGACGAAGGCCATGTTGCCTTTCTCACACCATTCCCCAACACTCCAGGGCTCACGGTGGTGATTCCACGCAAACCGCTCACCAGTGACATCCTCCGCCTAGAGGACGGGGATTATACAGACCTGTTGCTGGCAACCCGGAAGGTGGCGAGGCTCTTGGAAGACGCGCTGGGAGCATGGGGAGTGGGGGTCATATTTGAGGGATTTGAGATTGACTATGCTCACGCTAAACTGGTTCCTCTGGTTCAATCTCCAGGCAACGTGACGCCGAGTGCTGTGTGTGCAGTACCAGAGTTTTATAATGTGTATCCCGGGTTCGTGAGCTCAGCTAATGGACCGCCAGCCAGTTCTGAACATTTAAGACAGATCCATGACAAAATCACTAAAACGTCATAG
- the LOC108272936 gene encoding uncharacterized protein LOC108272936 isoform X2: MGLNTSCSGVKLHHWNRIHFSMKTFVLRSPIKSSAIWCIILSSVLRRTSSSMSCAENHVIWKSGPVEAYLHPSPWTPGATIVTHNAPKTPSSLFRLPQSSFLSLLLGARAVGDLLCKRLGVQRCAVVHRPDCDDGTPANLLLLPLHGLEDTWRPHLAPEEDFQPHDPGYITSKSGPRWTDLNLEAIQERIRAKLTSPDSPFNYTFLGEPSHPGLFSRIVRGEEKQWRVWEDEGHVAFLTPFPNTPGLTVVIPRKPLTSDILRLEDGDYTDLLLATRKVARLLEDALGAWGVGVIFEGFEIDYAHAKLVPLVQSPGNVTPSAVCAVPEFYNVYPGFVSSANGPPASSEHLRQIHDKITKTS; encoded by the exons ATGGGATTGAACACAAGCTGCAGCGGAGTAAAGTTGCATCATTGGAACCGGATTCACTTTTCAATGAAGACTTTCGTCTTAAGAAGTCCGATTAAAAGTTCAGCGATTTGGTGTATCATACTTAGCAGTGTTTTACGGAG AACATCATCCAGCATGTCCTGCGCAGAGAATCATGTGATTTGGAAATCTGGACCAGTAGAAGCGTACCTGCATCCTTCTCCATGGACACCAGGGGCTACTATTGTGACCCACAATGCACCTAAAACCCCAAGCAGTCTTTTCCGCTTACCGCAGTCCTCGTTCCTGAGCCTTCTCCTGGGAGCACGGGCAGTCGGAGATCTCCTCTGCAAGCGCCTCGGCGTCCAGCGCTGCGCTGTTGTCCACAGACCCGATTGTGACGACGGTACACCTGCAAACCTGctgcttcttcctcttcatgGCTTGGAGGACACGTGGAGGCCACATCTCGCTCCTGAGGAAGACTTTCAGCCTCACGATCCCGGCTACATAACTTCCAAAAGCGGTCCACGGTGGACTGATCTTAACCTGGAAGCCATTCAGGAGAGGATTCGGGCAAAGCTAACTTCTCCGGATTCCCCTTTTAATTACACGTTTCTCGGAGAACCGTCACACCCAGGGTTATTTTCTCGTATCGTTCGAGGAGAGGAGAAGCAGTGGAGGGTCTGGGAGGACGAAGGCCATGTTGCCTTTCTCACACCATTCCCCAACACTCCAGGGCTCACGGTGGTGATTCCACGCAAACCGCTCACCAGTGACATCCTCCGCCTAGAGGACGGGGATTATACAGACCTGTTGCTGGCAACCCGGAAGGTGGCGAGGCTCTTGGAAGACGCGCTGGGAGCATGGGGAGTGGGGGTCATATTTGAGGGATTTGAGATTGACTATGCTCACGCTAAACTGGTTCCTCTGGTTCAATCTCCAGGCAACGTGACGCCGAGTGCTGTGTGTGCAGTACCAGAGTTTTATAATGTGTATCCCGGGTTCGTGAGCTCAGCTAATGGACCGCCAGCCAGTTCTGAACATTTAAGACAGATCCATGACAAAATCACTAAAACGTCATAG
- the LOC108272936 gene encoding uncharacterized protein LOC108272936 isoform X3 translates to MSCAENHVIWKSGPVEAYLHPSPWTPGATIVTHNAPKTPSSLFRLPQSSFLSLLLGARAVGDLLCKRLGVQRCAVVHRPDCDDGTPANLLLLPLHGLEDTWRPHLAPEEDFQPHDPGYITSKSGPRWTDLNLEAIQERIRAKLTSPDSPFNYTFLGEPSHPGLFSRIVRGEEKQWRVWEDEGHVAFLTPFPNTPGLTVVIPRKPLTSDILRLEDGDYTDLLLATRKVARLLEDALGAWGVGVIFEGFEIDYAHAKLVPLVQSPGNVTPSAVCAVPEFYNVYPGFVSSANGPPASSEHLRQIHDKITKTS, encoded by the coding sequence ATGTCCTGCGCAGAGAATCATGTGATTTGGAAATCTGGACCAGTAGAAGCGTACCTGCATCCTTCTCCATGGACACCAGGGGCTACTATTGTGACCCACAATGCACCTAAAACCCCAAGCAGTCTTTTCCGCTTACCGCAGTCCTCGTTCCTGAGCCTTCTCCTGGGAGCACGGGCAGTCGGAGATCTCCTCTGCAAGCGCCTCGGCGTCCAGCGCTGCGCTGTTGTCCACAGACCCGATTGTGACGACGGTACACCTGCAAACCTGctgcttcttcctcttcatgGCTTGGAGGACACGTGGAGGCCACATCTCGCTCCTGAGGAAGACTTTCAGCCTCACGATCCCGGCTACATAACTTCCAAAAGCGGTCCACGGTGGACTGATCTTAACCTGGAAGCCATTCAGGAGAGGATTCGGGCAAAGCTAACTTCTCCGGATTCCCCTTTTAATTACACGTTTCTCGGAGAACCGTCACACCCAGGGTTATTTTCTCGTATCGTTCGAGGAGAGGAGAAGCAGTGGAGGGTCTGGGAGGACGAAGGCCATGTTGCCTTTCTCACACCATTCCCCAACACTCCAGGGCTCACGGTGGTGATTCCACGCAAACCGCTCACCAGTGACATCCTCCGCCTAGAGGACGGGGATTATACAGACCTGTTGCTGGCAACCCGGAAGGTGGCGAGGCTCTTGGAAGACGCGCTGGGAGCATGGGGAGTGGGGGTCATATTTGAGGGATTTGAGATTGACTATGCTCACGCTAAACTGGTTCCTCTGGTTCAATCTCCAGGCAACGTGACGCCGAGTGCTGTGTGTGCAGTACCAGAGTTTTATAATGTGTATCCCGGGTTCGTGAGCTCAGCTAATGGACCGCCAGCCAGTTCTGAACATTTAAGACAGATCCATGACAAAATCACTAAAACGTCATAG
- the LOC108272444 gene encoding hydroxycarboxylic acid receptor 2-like, translating to MDNTSELPPNITPLGWHQPLWYQYDKCAVAPYAFVFYYTVKVFNLALGFPTNILVMWHITTRKSEGSTSDVFIFNLAALDGFFCLMTPVELLNRLYLNHWGVWYLQRFAYGMKDMAPLFLTCICLDRYIAVVHPIVFINSHDNRMRTGISAFVWALLLVYALTKSILGVLSVTEVFSGLIVSAFFIMVFCNLSIIWVLRRSVAGKEVMHPVKKKAFKMVVILLAIIVVNYLPPVALMPFASTYTFVQLNCQISVSVFSIMDLSSTIELILYISKMDRLNNYSCLKVPAKKPVDISA from the coding sequence ATGGATAACACCTCTGAACTACCCCCAAACATAACACCTCTTGGCTGGCATCAACCGCTGTGGTACCAGTACGACAAATGTGCCGTGGCTCCATATGCCTTCGTCTTTTACTACACTGTCAAAGTTTTCAACCTGGCCTTGGGCTTCCCCACCAACATACTGGTGATGTGGCACATCACAACGCGCAAAAGTGAAGGCTCCACATCCGACGTCTTTATTTTCAACCTTGCCGCACTGGACGGCTTCTTCTGCCTGATGACGCCTGTGGAACTGCTGAACCGGCTGTACCTGAACCATTGGGGTGTCTGGTATTTACAGCGGTTTGCCTATGGCATGAAAGATATGGCACCGCTGTTCCTTACCTGCATCTGCTTGGACAGGTACATCGCCGTTGTGCACCCCATCGTGTTCATAAACAGCCACGATAACCGCATGCGGACGGGCATCTCAGCATTCGTATGGGCGCTGCTCTTGGTCTATGCGCTCACTAAGAGCATTCTGGGAGTACTGAGTGTGACCGAGGTGTTCAGCGGTCTCATCGTTTCTGCCTTCTTCATCATGGTCTTCTGCAACCTGTCTATCATCTGGGTGTTGCGCAGGAGTGTTGCCGGCAAAGAGGTCATGCACCCTGTGAAGAAGAAAGCCTTTAAAATGGTGGTCATCCTGCTGGCTATCATCGTGGTCAACTATTTGCCGCCCGTGGCGCTCATGCCATTTGCCTCCACTTACACGTTCGTCCAGCTGAACTGCCAAATCAGTGTCTCTGTCTTCTCCATCATGGACTTGAGCAGCACCATTGAGCTGATACTTTACATCTCCAAGATGGACAGGCTGAACAACTACTCCTGTCTGAAGGTACCCGCAAAGAAACCAGTCGACATCAGTGCgtaa
- the atf4a gene encoding cyclic AMP-dependent transcription factor ATF-4, protein MTLSSKMCVEDMGTLLLGSSILMADTFGPLLDEDEERALSEGSSSPLSFSSYSDSYSSSPFSSPSAPDPLGCKGGCDVPLPWLSATEQINAHTGADQREGDAFSGMDWMTEKIDLSDFDLDSLIGSCDLDEAPSSPEELLASLESQMDLDLAPLPFPSAPTPVLEVLNLPSFPLDLPIESELHPELVSVEIKSEPVSPSPAPPSPAPPSPAPPSPAPPSPAPPSSAFTLELGSEVDISISELEKTVPKASADSQTPSIVLSLSPAHIVVVLTTKEEPSISSYSSDQSDSGVESVSSSPPHIESPVPSPKPAGTCRTKPYSKPDPDAVIDVTGKVKTVSGKTKPVDKKLKKMEQNKTAATRYRQKKRVEQETLNAECMELEKRNNALAEKADSISREIQYLKDLLEEVRSAKNRKKSKTNSS, encoded by the exons ATGACTCTGAGCTCGAAGATGTGCGTGGAAGACATGGGGACCCTGTTGTTGGGGTCCTCGATTCTGATGGCTGACACCTTTGGGCCCCTTCTGGACGAAGATGAAGAGAGAGCTCTATCCGAGGGGTCTTCATCGcccctctccttctcttcatATTCTGATTCTTACTCTTCCTCCCCGTTTTCTTCCCCCTCAGCCCCCGATCCTCTAGGATGTAAAGGCGGGTGTGATGTGCCgctcccctggctgtctgccaCTGAGCAGATCAATGCTCACACTGGGGCAGACCAGAGAGAAG GGGATGCATTTTCAGGCATGGACTGGATGACTGAGAAGATCGacctcagtgattttgacctgGACTCACTCATCGGGTCCTGCGATTTGGATGAGGCTCCCAGCTCTCCAGAGGAGCTGCTGGCATCCTTGGAGTCCCAAATGGATCTGGACCTGGCTCCACTCCCGTTCCCATCAGCACCCACACCTGTTCTGGAAGTGCTTAACCTGCCTTCTTTCCCTCTAGATCTACCAATCGAGTCAGAGCTCCACCCTGAGCTTGTTTCTGTTGAGATCAAATCTGAGcctgtctctccatctcctgCTCCTCCATCTCCTGCTCCTCCATCTCCTGCTCCTCCATCTCCTGCTCCTCCATCTCCTGCTCCTCCATCTTCTGCATTCACATTAGAGTTGGGCAGTGAAGTGGACATCTCCATTTCAGAGCTGGAGAAAACAGTACCCAAGGCCAGTGCTGACAGCCAGACCCCCAGTATcgtgctctccctctctcctgccCACATAGTGGTAGTTCTCACTACCAAAGAAGAGCCCAGCATTTCCAGCTATTCctcagaccaatcagacagtGGTGTTGAATCTGTATCTAGTTCTCCTCCTCACATAGAGAGTCCTGTTCCATCTCCCAAACCTGCTGGTACCTGCAGAACCAAACCTTACTCTAAACCTGACCCTGATGCAGTTATAGATGTTACTGGTAAGGTAAAGACTGTATCGGGAAAGACCAAACCGGTAGACAAGAAATTGAAGAAAATGGAGCAGAATAAGACGGCAGCTACCCGGTACAGGCAGAAGAAACGGGTGGAGCAGGAGACCTTGAATGCAGAGTGTATGGAGCTGGAGAAGAGAAACAATGCGCTCGCAGAGAAGGCAGACTCGATCAGCCGGGAGATCCAGTACCTAAAGGATCTTCTTGAGGAAGTCCGGTCAGCAAAGAACCGAAAAAAATCCAAGACCAATTCTTCATGA